The following coding sequences lie in one Alosa alosa isolate M-15738 ecotype Scorff River chromosome 21, AALO_Geno_1.1, whole genome shotgun sequence genomic window:
- the pcdh10b gene encoding protocadherin-10b isoform X3 — protein sequence MIVFLLLLCLANGVVSQIRYSVPEEEEHGTFVGNIAEDLGLDLTKLASRRFQTVPSSRSPYLEVNLETGVLFVSEKIDRERICKQSATCLLHLEVFLENPLELFRVEIEVLDINDNPPEFPETDITVEISESATPGTRFPLETAFDPDVGSNALRTYDITTNNYFYLDVQTQTDGNKFAELVLEKPLDREQQAVHRYVLTAVDGGQPPRTGTALLVVKVLDSNDNVPVFDQPVYSISLAENAPVGTLVIQLNATDMDEGLNGEVVYSFSNHISSRVKELFDIDARTGRIEVRGDVDFEESGLYQIYVQAKDMGPNAVPAHCKVLVQVTDVNDNAPEITFSTVTESVSENAAPGTVIALLSVTDKDAEENGQIHVEILGEVPFKLKSSFRNYYTIVTDGPLNRESADSYTVTVVARDKGSPSLATSKSIKVQVSDENDNAPAFTQPIYDVYVTENNVPGAYIHAVNAIDPDIGRNAHLNYSILECDIQGMSVKTYVSINNESGALYALRSFDYEQLKDFSFTVQATDNGIPELSSNATVNVIIVDQNDNAPSVIAPLGKNGTAREPLPRSAEPGYLVARIVAMDADDGENARLSYSIQRGNENGMFRMDWRTGELRTARRVSAKRDPQQLYDLLIEVRDHGQPPLSSSASVMVTLVDSVVEGHSGDRSGTAKAKETSLDLTLILIIALGSVSFIFLLAMIVLAVRCQKDKKLNIYSTCVTSDCCLLGCGLCCCGRQARAARKKKKLSKSDIMLVQSAHASAATNAAVSVASASQVPVEESGSFGSLHQNQNYCYQVCLTPESAKTDLMFLKACSPSRSADTEHNPCGAIVTGYTDQQQPDIISNGSILSNETKHQRAELSYLVDRPRRVNSSAFQEADIVSSKDSGHGDSEQGDSDHDATHRGHSSGADLFSNCTEECKALGHSDRCWMPTFVPTDSRQGADYRSNLHVPGMDSVPDTERGKGYASSFRVDIPETA from the exons ATGATTGTGTTTCTGCTTCTGCTGTGTCTTGCGAATGGCGTGGTCTCTCAGATACGTTACTCGGtaccggaggaggaggagcacgGAACGTTCGTGGGGAATATCGCAGAGGACTTGGGTTTGGACCTTACGAAACTCGCGTCTCGCAGGTTTCAGACTGTGCCCAGCTCACGGAGCCCTTACCTGGAGGTGAACCTGGAAACCGGTGTGCTTTTCGTCAGTGAGAAGATTGACCGCGAGCGCATTTGTAAACAGAGTGCCACCTGCCTCCTCCACCTTGAGGTGTTTCTCGAGAACCCGCTCGAACTCTTCCGCGTCGAGATCGAGGTCTTGGACATTAACGACAATCCCCCCGAATTCCCGGAGACCGACATCACCGTGGAGATCTCCGAGAGTGCCACCCCAGGCACTCGCTTCCCGCTGGAGACTGCCTTCGACCCGGACGTTGGCAGTAACGCATTACGCACGTACGACATCACCACAAACAATTATTTTTACCTGGACGTACAGACGCAGACCGATGGGAATAAATTCGCCGAACTTGTGCTGGAAAAGCCTCTTGATCGCGAGCAGCAGGCAGTTCACAGGTACGTGCTAACCGCAGTGGACGGTGGCCAGCCCCCGCGGACTGGCACGGCGCTGCTGGTAGTGAAAGTGCTCGACTCCAACGACAATGTTCCGGTGTTTGATCAGCCCGTGTACTCCATTAGCCTGGCTGAAAACGCGCCAGTGGGAACCCTGGTTATTCAGCTTAACGCAACCGACATGGATGAGGGACTGAACGGAGAAGTTGTGTATTCTTTCAGCAATCACATATCCAGTAGGGTTAAGGAGTTATTCGATATAGACGCACGCACCGGGAGGATAGAAGTGCGGGGGGATGTGGATTTCGAGGAGAGCGGTCTTTACCAGATTTATGTGCAAGCAAAGGATATGGGACCAAACGCCGTGCCCGCGCACTGCAAAGTTCTGGTGCAAGTGACAGACGTGAATGACAATGCGCCTGAGATCACCTTCAGCACAGTCACGGAGTCCGTTAGCGAGAATGCCGCTCCGGGAACAGTAATAGCGCTGCTTAGCGTCACGGACAAGGATGCCGAGGAAAACGGACAGATTCACGTCGAGATCCTTGGCGAAGTGCCATTCAAGCTCAAAAGCTCGTTCAGGAACTATTACACTATTGTCACGGACGGCCCGTTGAACAGAGAGAGCGCAGATTCCTACACAGTAACGGTGGTGGCCAGAGATAAAGGCTCCCCGTCTCTTGCCACAAGTAAATCGATTAAAGTCCAAGTTTctgatgaaaatgacaatgcGCCAGCGTTTACGCAGCCCATTTATGATGTGTATGTAACTGAAAATAATGTTCCCGGTGCATACATTCACGCAGTGAATGCGATAGACCCTGATATTGGTCGAAATGCGCATTTAAATTACTCCATACTGGAGTGTGACATACAGGGTATGTCGGTCAAAACCTACGTGTCAATCAACAACGAGAGCGGAGCTCTATACGCCCTCAGGTCATTCGATTACGAGCAGCTCAAAGACTTTAGTTTCACAGTCCAGGCGACAGACAATGGCATCCCCGAGCTCTCTTCAAACGCTACAGTCAATGTGATTATCGTGGACCAGAACGACAATGCCCCCTCTGTGATTGCGCCACTGGGCAAGAATGGAACGGCCAGAGAGCCTCTGCCCCGCTCAGCCGAGCCCGGATACCTGGTCGCTCGCATCGTCGCCATGGATGCAGATGATGGCGAGAACGCACGGCTGTCTTACAGCATCCAGAGGGGAAATGAAAATGGCATGTTCCGTATGGACTGGCGAACTGGAGAGCTAAGGACTGCGCGCAGGGTGTCTGCCAAGCGGGACCCCCAGCAGCTGTATGACCTGTTGATCGAGGTTAGGGACCACGGCCAGCCGCCTCTGTCCTCCAGTGCCAGCGTGATGGTGACGCTGGTGGATAGCGTGGTGGAGGGCCACAGCGGAGACCGGAGCGGCACGGCCAAAGCGAAAGAGACCAGTCTGGACCTGACCCTGATCCTCATCATCGCTCTGGGTTCCGTCTCCTTCATCTTCCTGCTCGCCATGATTGTGCTTGCAGTGCGCTGTCAGAAGGACAAGAAGCTCAACATCTACAGCACGTGCGTGACCAGCGACTGCTGCCTCCTGGGCTGCGGCTTGTGCTGCTGCGGCAGGCAGGCGCGGGCCGCCCGGAAGAAAAAAAAGCTGAGCAAGTCGGACATTATGTTGGTGCAGAGCGCGCACGCCAGTGCGGCCACCAACGCGGCCGTCAGCGTTGCGAGCGCGTCGCAGGTGCCCGTGGAGGAATCCGGAAGCTTCGGCTCGCTCCACCAGAACCAGAACTACTGCTACCAGGTATGTCTGACACCGGAGTCCGCCAAAACCGACCTCATGTTCCTCAAGGCCTGTAGTCCGTCACGGAGCGCCGACACTGAACACAACCCTTGCGGAGCAATAGTAACAGGGTACACTGACCAGCAGCAGCCTGACATCATATCCAACGGCAGCATCTTATCGAATGAG ACCAAACACCAGCGTGCGGAGCTGAGCTACCTGGTGGACAGACCGAGGCGCGTGAACAG CTCGGCCTTCCAGGAGGCGGATATTGTGAGCTCGAAAGACAGTGGCCACGGAGACAGCGAACAGGGAGACAGTGACCACGACGCTACACATCGAGGACATTCTTCCG